The window TCATTGAAAGGTATGTAAAAATTAGCTGAGGCATTAGCAGTGTGTTATTGTTAAACATTTGTGATTGATGAGTTTTAAAAGAAAATTCTCATCACCATTTGTAGATATGCATATAGCAGACCTGTCATCATCAGAGGGCTGACTGACAACACGGTGTGTATTAAAATGTGTTCTGACTGCATGCACGGATGAGTGATTGTGTATGAATGTATTGCACCCATCATGAAGTCCTGTTTGTCAAGTGAATAAAATGTCTGGCGCTCTGGATGGGGAGAACACTGAGATACAAACTTTATATTATTGGCTTTGTTTTAGAAATTCAGGCTGTTGTGTTCCAAGTCGACCTTGCTAGAAGAGTATGGCTCCCGGAAAGTGCGGCTCAGTACAGCTAATACTTACTCTTACAGGAAAGGTATGCATGTCTAACACCTGCTCTTAGTCCAACAGACACCTTGTTTCCTGCAGGAACTTTAATGTCCTTAGGTTTAAGAAACCTTTATAAGATTAAGAAACATTATAGAATAGAATTCTATTAATAGAATTCTATTATAGAATAGAAACACACTGACTCTGTGGCTCGTCTCTTTCAGTGGACATCCCTTTCCAGGAATATGTGGATGTTTTACTGAGGCCTCAGTCTGTGGACACTCTCGGCAGTGGTGAGTTAAACTCGGACTGTTTTCATGCTCCTGTTTGATGATTCTTGTAAAGACTTAATGCTTCCTTgatctgcacagacacactgtattTTTTCGGAGACAACAACTACACCGAGTGGCAGAGTCTGTTCAGACAGTACAAGTCACCGCCGTACGTCCTACCTCACACCAGCGGAGCGTACAGCTTTGGCATCGCAGGTCAGTGTTCGACCactccacaaaaacaacagagaaacagcagagtgtgcatTATAATCagaaaaatactaaaataataCACAAACACCATGTTCGAACTTAAAGGTGTCAAGTCCATATGGCACCAGGACATCCTAGGCCACAGTTCAATGATTGATTTTATAGTCCTGTGGTCGTAATAACGACCTGAGGGGCCATGCGTCTTGGTGAAGAGAGCTGTCAACTGATAACCACCTGAGAGTGAGATAGATGAGATTGCTGGAGAGCATGCAGAACAAGTCTGGTAAAGCCAAATGCATTGCAAGGGTTTGCTGGGAACATCTGGCAGAGGAACCTGCTCAAAAGATCTTCAGCTCCCTTCTCCAGAACAGCTTCAATCACATCCCAGGGGAGGCAGGGGAACACTGAGTTAAGAACAGCTATGTTCCAAGCTGCCATTGTTAAGAAATAGGGTGGAATCAGGGATCTGGATCGGGGAAGAGTTACTGCCTCAAGTAAAGGAGTTCAAATATCTTGGGGTCTTGTTCATGAGGGAGGGGGAAATAGGGAGCAGGAGATCACTTAGAAAGATGATTATATGAGAGGCACCAACTGATCTTTTCTTCATCAGGTCCTGGAACAGGAGTCCCCTTCCACTGGCATGGTCCAGGTTACTCAGAGGTCATCTATGGAAGGAAGGTAaaacttatttatttaacttGAGGTAACGTCTGTAGTTTTTTAAAGGTATTATTTTACCAACAGATGAGCTCAGTCCAGAGTAAGAGGGACAGCAGCTTTTTTGGGTGCTTGCGCCCTCGATTAGCTGCAGGTGGATTACCGTAcctgtgcagaataaaaacgGAAAGATTTTGACAGTAAATGTGTCCTGGTACTATCAAATCGGCAACAGCAAATATAAATCACATCAACACAGGGCAAAATGTCAGTTGGGTTTCTAACTATCAGTAGCAGAGGCTAACCTAATGATATAGCATCATAACATAAAGATCATAactaaacaaaccaaaacacaactctaaaatcaaatcaaacagaTTTCACATAGATGTTTTTTTCaaactgcagttttaaaaacatgttactTTTAATAATTAGTTACATTCTGAattatttatcatttatcatACAGCGTTGGTTCCTCTACCAGCCTGATAAGGAGCCTCATTTCCACCCAAACCACACCACCTTGTCCTGGTTGACAGAAATCTACCCCCACCTACCAGAGGAAGAGGTGCCTTTGGAGTGCACCATCAGACCTGGAGAGGTAACACGACCCAGCCTGCCagagtttgtgtgtcagtgttagtCACATGGAACATTAAGCGTGTgctcacaacaaaacaaacaataagactttgacacaaaacacacagtttgtcataaagaagcagcagaagTTTAGTCAGAGCAAAGGTGTAAGAACAGCCGATGTGGTTGATTCCTCATCTTGAtaatgtctgtgtatgtttacTTTACCAGGTACTGTATTTTCCTGACCGCTGGTGGCACGCCACTCTCAACCTGGACACCAGCGTTTTCATCTCCACCTTTCTGGGCTGAGCTTCATCATTAGCtcaataatatttttaaaaggaACTCATTGCACTAATTTTTAAATCAGTTCCTCTTCCTGTGTTAGCTGGTAGGAAGGAAAAGAGACTTTTTAAATTATCCATGTGATGCTCACATGTAATTCCAGTGTCTAAAGGTGGATCATACATTCCTCCTCAGCAGACTGCTGCTCTAATATGCAACTTTCCGAGAGTATTTGAAAGACCACTGCAGCATAAATTGTCTATGGATGAGAACATAAGATCAGGGAAAATGAAGCTGATGTACttgaaatataaatatgtaatgTAAATGGGAGAACCTGTAAAATATATGAAGGTCTGTGTCATCTTGTGATTTCTATGGAGTCTTCCAGGGGTCATTTGTTAGAACAGCTGTGCAGAATAACATGAGGAAATGGAGGAACAAGTTAATATTTATTATCCTCAGTTTATTCACCAGTTCATACAGATTTGTGACATGACCTGAAGTAATAAAGAACAAAACCTTTTGTGCAGTCAGTGAAAATGTGTTCCTCCAACGTAGTGTCATTTTCAGacgtttttttcatttttgtaatTACTAAAGGAGATAGGTGAGAAATAAAACATGGACGGTTTATTGTGCCAAGAGACAAGATCCCTAGGTAGTCTGTGGAAATGTGCTCTCTTTAGTTGTTAATAAAGTTGTCTGTTACAAAGAGAAAATCAGGAACAATTTAAATTTAGAGAGTTTTGTctcacataaaaataaacatttaaaaagccgCTGTAGCTAACATAAAGGAAGTGAACACTTAAATAACTGAATGTAGCCACAGTCTGATACTAATGTAAGAGTTTTCACACAGAACTCCATCAAACTGCTCACAAGATTCTTGAAAACGTCTGACTTTACTGATCAATATATAAAACAATCTTCTATCCACTGAATTCTTGGGCAGCTTTTTTTGCTTCCTCTTTTTCAGTTTGCCggcaaacacaacatttatcCTTATTTACATTGAAAACATACAGCTTCATGCACCTAATTTTGGCCTGATTGTTTTATTGTAATTCACTGATGTGTGATTGTAGTCGGCTCTTATTGAAGAACAGAAGAGGTGCATGACAACTACATTAACTGATAGTCAAGATAGGAGCAGTAGTCACTGATCACAGATAAATTGCCTGGCTTTAACAAATGTGACAGACTAAAGAACCAGAACTACGTTTAGTTCTTGAAACACTTCAGAATAATGAACAGTTTTGTGTGCGGCCTGTTCACATTTCACACTACAGTTGACGCACGAGACTGAACACACTGACTTGTCTTGACACATATCCTCATATTCAGTCAGTAGTCCTCCACCCATCCATTCTCCATGATGAAAGCATCAATGACTTCCTTCATGGCCAGGTTTGGAATTAGCTGATCTTGGGACAGTGGACTGCGTGTCACCGGGTCAAAATGGCCGACTCTCtgcaataaaatacaacaataaataaaacattaagaATCTGAGCCACCACTGCAGTAATGGTTTTAAGCACCATGTTGGGTTTTTACCTGCAGGTGCTCTTCGATGTCTTTTCGGTCATAGGTGACACCACTGGGAGTGATACAGGGCTCCCTCATCAACTCAAAGCTGATCTTGCCACACAAGAAGTCCGGGATCTCTCGCTTctgttaaacacacaaaagataTCATTGGTTTATGTGCCAAATAATCCTTacaaaatcaataaaaagctCACCGTTTGCCACCTTACAGTGAAGAAACAGGCATGTTATTCTCATTTTACAGATGGAGTTTACTAGTCTCAGTCACTCACCTTCCTTTTCTCATCTACTTGACAAAACAGCTCCTCCAAATCTGAAAGATACTTGTCCTGTGGAAAAATACATCTTATATTATATATGATGACATATAGGCTAGTGTGGGGCTTAAAAGTCAAACACTTTCCCTATATAGGGTCACCACAAAGCTAAATATGAATACATAATTAGACATAAAGAGCAAATATCttacatgttttgtgtggatCTCGTTGAGACTGTGTTGAATTCTGCTGTCATCTGACttatcttcttctttttgtcgGCAGCTGTCCAGTTCCCTGAGAATAATGAAACACCAGCTGCAAATAAGACACCATTCCCCACACAGAGGCTGGAATGACACCTCCATACCTTTCGTGTAACTTCCCTATAATAAAT of the Parambassis ranga chromosome 8, fParRan2.1, whole genome shotgun sequence genome contains:
- the jmjd8 gene encoding jmjC domain-containing protein 8, producing the protein MEHNKAAQFIVICLIAGLKGQQSEDEGGWSLPSDLRLQDEGPCNIDVLDGSSLSYQEFIERYAYSRPVIIRGLTDNTKFRLLCSKSTLLEEYGSRKVRLSTANTYSYRKVDIPFQEYVDVLLRPQSVDTLGSDTLYFFGDNNYTEWQSLFRQYKSPPYVLPHTSGAYSFGIAGPGTGVPFHWHGPGYSEVIYGRKRWFLYQPDKEPHFHPNHTTLSWLTEIYPHLPEEEVPLECTIRPGEVLYFPDRWWHATLNLDTSVFISTFLG